In one Staphylococcus lutrae genomic region, the following are encoded:
- the gyrB gene encoding DNA topoisomerase (ATP-hydrolyzing) subunit B produces MEALADVNNSENYGASQIQVLEGLEAVRKRPGMYIGSTSERGLHHLVWEIVDNSIDEALAGYADNIEVVIEKDNWIKVTDNGRGIPVDIQEKMGRPAVEVILTVLHAGGKFGGGGYKVSGGLHGVGSSVVNALSETLEVYVHREGRIHHQAYHMGVPEFDLKQVGDTDQTGTVIRFKADETIFQETTVYNYETLQKRIRELAFLNKGIRITLRDERDEEEACEDSYHYEGGIKSYVSLINENKEPLHEEPIYVHQTRDEIEVEIALQYNSGFATNLLTYANNIHTYEGGTHEDGFKRALTRVLNHYGTQSKLIKDEKDRLSGEDTREGLTAVVSIKHGDPQFEGQTKTKLGNSEVRQIVDRVFSELFERFLFENPQVARIIVEKGIMASRVRIAAKKAREVTRRKSALDISSLPGKLADCSSKDPSESEIFLVEGDSAGGSTKSGRDSRTQAILPLRGKILNVEKARLDKILNNNEIRQMVTAFGTGIGGEFDIAKARYHKIVIMTDADVDGAHIRTLLLTFFYRFMRPLIEAGYVYIAQPPLYKLTQGKQKYYVFNDRELDKLKEQLNPTPKWSIARYKGLGEMNADQLWDTTMNPENRAMLQVTLDDAIEADQTFEMLMGDVVENRRQFIEDNAVYANLDF; encoded by the coding sequence GTGGAAGCATTGGCTGATGTGAACAACTCAGAAAACTATGGCGCGAGTCAGATTCAAGTATTGGAAGGTCTTGAAGCGGTACGTAAGCGACCAGGTATGTATATAGGTTCAACTTCAGAACGCGGTCTGCATCATCTCGTCTGGGAAATTGTCGATAACAGTATTGACGAAGCTCTTGCTGGATATGCTGATAACATTGAAGTAGTGATTGAAAAAGATAATTGGATTAAAGTAACTGATAATGGACGAGGAATTCCAGTTGATATCCAAGAAAAGATGGGACGTCCTGCTGTAGAGGTAATTCTTACTGTGTTACACGCCGGTGGTAAATTTGGTGGCGGTGGTTATAAAGTTTCAGGAGGTTTACACGGTGTGGGCTCATCCGTTGTAAATGCTTTGAGTGAAACATTAGAAGTCTATGTACACAGAGAAGGACGTATCCATCATCAAGCCTATCATATGGGTGTACCTGAGTTTGATTTAAAACAAGTTGGTGATACGGATCAAACAGGAACGGTCATTCGATTCAAAGCGGATGAGACGATTTTCCAAGAGACAACAGTCTATAACTACGAAACATTGCAAAAACGTATTCGGGAATTGGCCTTTTTAAATAAAGGCATCCGTATAACGCTTAGAGACGAACGTGATGAAGAAGAAGCTTGTGAGGATAGTTACCACTATGAAGGTGGAATTAAGTCGTATGTAAGCCTTATTAACGAAAATAAAGAGCCATTACATGAGGAGCCGATTTACGTCCATCAAACACGTGATGAAATCGAAGTTGAAATTGCCTTACAATACAATAGCGGTTTTGCGACAAACTTATTAACATATGCGAATAATATCCATACGTATGAAGGTGGGACGCATGAAGACGGTTTCAAACGTGCATTGACAAGAGTCCTCAATCATTATGGCACGCAAAGTAAATTGATTAAAGATGAAAAAGATCGTTTATCGGGTGAAGATACGCGTGAAGGCTTAACGGCAGTCGTCTCTATTAAACATGGTGATCCACAATTCGAAGGTCAAACGAAAACAAAATTAGGTAACTCTGAAGTCCGTCAAATTGTTGACCGTGTATTTTCAGAGCTTTTTGAACGTTTCCTATTTGAAAATCCTCAAGTTGCACGAATTATTGTTGAGAAAGGGATTATGGCCTCACGGGTGCGTATTGCAGCAAAAAAAGCGCGTGAAGTGACACGTCGTAAATCCGCGCTAGATATTTCTAGTTTACCGGGTAAATTGGCGGATTGTTCAAGTAAAGACCCTTCTGAAAGTGAAATTTTCTTAGTGGAGGGTGACTCTGCCGGGGGGTCTACAAAATCAGGGCGAGATTCCCGGACACAAGCCATTTTACCGTTACGTGGTAAAATTTTGAACGTTGAAAAGGCCCGTTTAGATAAAATTTTAAACAATAATGAAATCCGTCAAATGGTGACTGCTTTTGGGACGGGGATTGGTGGCGAATTTGATATTGCTAAAGCCCGTTATCACAAAATTGTAATTATGACTGACGCTGATGTGGATGGTGCGCACATTCGTACGTTGCTATTGACATTTTTCTATCGTTTTATGCGCCCGTTAATTGAGGCGGGGTATGTCTACATCGCGCAACCGCCATTGTATAAATTGACACAAGGGAAACAAAAATATTATGTGTTTAATGACCGTGAGCTTGACAAATTAAAAGAACAACTCAACCCAACACCTAAGTGGTCTATTGCCCGATACAAAGGTTTGGGTGAAATGAATGCCGATCAATTATGGGATACGACAATGAATCCAGAAAATCGTGCGATGTTACAAGTGACATTGGATGACGCGATTGAAGCGGATCAAACATTCGAAATGTTGATGGGAGATGTTGTTGAAAATCGCCGTCAATTTATTGAAGATAATGCTGTTTATGCTAATTTGGATTTCTAG